A section of the Deltaproteobacteria bacterium genome encodes:
- a CDS encoding GTP-binding protein, whose product MDNITKVYLITGFLGSGKTTFLNRIIKTFPKDRKLMILMNEFGEIGIDGNLIEGEDLDILEISKGSIFCVCVKTDFIKGLNQIAKDIQPDILLIESTGVANPTDLKRDLTLPFFQNRFQLTEQFCIIDAANFEEEYEVFSSVEKQIASSTLFIINKVDLASKEQIQKVKDLVARHHPNPKFFETQFADFPFERFFFEAEGPGQPETRAKGAKAFLSDQELESAIEQLLDDPQGEITPPDRLLSAIYKWEGDVEGFKTLMSRFPKGIIRAKGFLGEASQAYLFSLVLGQRNLDVISLPADRLFLLNRVVFIAPPEIMPQLEALQKDFSLFQYQSTFDPMGNKEKDDGP is encoded by the coding sequence ATGGACAACATCACCAAAGTGTATCTGATTACCGGTTTCCTGGGGAGCGGGAAGACCACGTTTCTCAACCGGATTATTAAAACCTTTCCCAAGGACCGCAAACTCATGATCCTGATGAATGAATTCGGTGAGATCGGAATCGACGGGAACTTGATTGAGGGAGAGGACCTGGATATCCTGGAGATCAGTAAAGGCTCCATCTTCTGCGTCTGTGTCAAAACGGATTTCATCAAGGGGTTGAATCAAATAGCCAAAGACATCCAGCCCGATATACTCCTCATCGAGTCCACCGGCGTGGCCAATCCCACGGACCTGAAAAGGGACCTGACCCTTCCCTTTTTCCAAAACCGTTTTCAATTGACGGAGCAGTTTTGTATTATCGATGCCGCCAATTTTGAAGAAGAATACGAGGTCTTTTCTTCGGTGGAGAAGCAGATTGCTTCTTCCACCCTCTTTATCATCAACAAGGTGGACCTGGCTTCGAAAGAACAAATCCAAAAAGTTAAAGACCTGGTGGCCCGGCATCACCCCAATCCCAAATTCTTTGAAACACAATTTGCGGATTTTCCTTTTGAGCGGTTTTTCTTTGAAGCCGAAGGGCCGGGGCAACCCGAAACCCGGGCAAAAGGGGCGAAGGCCTTTCTTTCCGATCAGGAATTGGAGTCGGCCATTGAACAACTCCTGGACGACCCCCAGGGGGAGATCACGCCACCGGACCGGCTGCTTTCGGCTATTTATAAATGGGAAGGAGATGTGGAAGGTTTTAAGACCCTCATGTCACGATTCCCCAAAGGGATTATCCGGGCCAAAGGGTTTTTAGGTGAGGCCTCCCAGGCCTATTTATTCAGCCTGGTCCTGGGCCAGAGAAATCTTGACGTGATTTCTTTGCCTGCCGATCGCCTTTTCCTCCTGAACCGGGTCGTTTTTATTGCCCCTCCTGAAATCATGCCTCAGTTGGAGGCCCTTCAAAAAGATTTTTCTCTTTTCCAGTATCAATCCACCTTCGATCCCATGGGAAACAAAGAGAAAGATGACGGACCTTAA
- a CDS encoding thioredoxin family protein: MRIEVIGLDPPCEKCDQLLENAKRAAAEAGIEAEVVKLWVLSEEVRQKYGLPLSPALAIDGVLVAQGKVFSVERIISLLKG, from the coding sequence ATGCGCATCGAGGTTATCGGTCTGGACCCGCCCTGTGAAAAGTGCGATCAATTGTTAGAGAACGCCAAAAGAGCAGCAGCCGAAGCCGGGATCGAGGCCGAGGTGGTCAAGCTCTGGGTTCTTTCGGAGGAAGTGCGCCAAAAATACGGATTGCCCCTGAGCCCGGCCCTGGCCATAGACGGGGTCCTGGTGGCCCAGGGAAAGGTATTCAGCGTGGAGCGGATCATCAGCCTCCTTAAAGGATAA